The sequence GAACTGCTTGAAGTTCCTTTAGGTACCGTTGTTTTTGATGCGGAAACCAAAGAACGGTTGGGTGAAATCACCGAACATGAAGAGAAACTCGTTATCGCAGAAGGCGGAAAAGGTGGTTTGGGAAACTGGCACTTTAGAAGTTCGACCAATCAAACACCCCAGCATGCCCAAGAGGGTAAACCGGGTGAAAAGCGAACAGTTGAGCTTGAGCTTAAACTTATAGCAGAGGTTGGGTTGGTTGGATTTCCCAATGCCGGAAAGAGTACCCTGCTTTCAGCTTTATCTCACGCCAAGCCAAAAATAGCTGACTATCCTTTCACAACTTTAGAGCCTAACCTGGGAGTGGTGAAGTTTGAGGATTACAGAAGTTTTGTAATGGCTGACATCCCGGGAATTATCGAAGAAGCTCATGATGGGAAAGGCTTGGGAATTCAATTCCTGAGACATATTGAGCGCAACAACGTACTGCTGTTTATGGTTAGTTGTATGACTGATATTGAGTATGAATACAACGCGCTTTTGAATGAATTAAAATCCTACAGAAAAGACCTTCTTGACAAACCTCGAATCTTAGCTATCACTAAGATGGATTTAAAACAAGGGTTTGAGTTAGAAGAAGAACTTCATTTTGATGATGAAATTTCCGTTATTCCTATTTCGTCAGCTACCGGTCACGGTATCGACGAGCTTAGAGAGAAACTGTGGGAATACATACAAAATGGGAAAGAAGAAGAAACTTAGGGTACTCGTAGCGCTTAGCATAATTTCGGGATTAGGTAGCCGGCGCGTTTATAAACTATTAAAGAACATCGATGATCCTGAAGAGATTTTCAGCATCGGTAAAAGAAAGCTTAGGTCAATTGAGGGAATAGGTGAAGCTTCTGCTTTGGCAATTCTTTCTTTTGATGATTGGGAGACGGTAGATCAGATTATAGCTGAGACTGAAAAAAGCGGATCTGAAATTATTACGTTCTCAGACCCTGAGTATCCACCTCTTCTTAAGCAAATCTATGATCCTCCCATACTATTCTGGTTAAAAGGAAATCCAGAAGCTATTTCAAAACCCGGAGTTGCTGTGGTTGGTACCCGGAATACATCAACCTATGGAAGAAATATGGCTGAAAAATTGACCGGGGAGCTGGCTGATCAAGGGCTGTGTATATACAGCGGTCTCGCTTATGGTATTGATGCTATTGCTCATAAAACAGCACTAGACCATAACGCTCCAACGGTAGCTGTGCTCGGCTCGGGAATTGACAATCTTTATCCAAGAAAGCACGCTAATCTAGCTAATCAGATTGTAAAGTCAGGTGGTGCGGTGATTACTGAGTTTCCATTAGGCACTAATCCAGATGCAGGAAATTTCCCGGTAAGAAACCGAGTTGTTAGCGGGATGAGTATGGGTGTTTTAGTAATTGAATCAGGGATAAAAGGAGGGAGTATGATTACCGCTGACCTTGGGCTGGATCAAAACAGAGAGGTGTTTGCAGTGCCACACCCAATTGGTAATCCTACCGGAACGGGATGTAATTACTTAATAAAGAGGGGAGCTGCTAAACTGGTTCAAACGGTAGATGACATTTTGGAAGAGCTGCTAGTTGAATACCATTCTGATGAATCAAAAAGTAAAGCTACAGAAGCAGAGAAAACTAGCTGGAGGGAAAAAGATCTTGACGAAACAGCTACTAAAATATGCCAAGCCTTAGAAGATCGGGCATATCAGGTAGACGATTTAAGCGACAAAATTGGGGTAAACACCAGCCAGTTATTAGTCGCTTTGCTACAATTAGAGATGGAAGGGATTGTACTACAGAAAGCGGGTAAAAACTTTCAATTGCTATAAATAAGTCAATTAAATAGAAAAGCCGACACTTCAATTAAGAAGTCTCGGCTTGTTGTAAACTAAAATTCACTATTAGCTTTTATATCTGTAAATAGCTGCCAAACCAGAATTTTTAGGAACCTGAGATTGAGGCAATCCATAAAGGGTGCTTCCAGTTCTTATGGCAGATATTGCTGCATAGTTTATCAGATCTACAGCTTCACCATTTAAAGATTCAGACATATCTACACGATTTTCATCTGGATGGAATACCCCAAACTGTCGGGTTCCCATAGGTACAAAGAGAGTGTCAACTTTTCCGAAATACGCACTTTTAACGATTTCTTCAACTTCAGTTGAAATAAGCTCACTGCCCTGCAAATTGTTGAACCGTTCAATGTCACTTTCAATATCTTCCTGAAAATAATCTGCTGCAATAGTCCAAGCTTCTTCAGCAAGTTCTTTTGGACTTTTATTATCTGAATTTCCTTTAATAGCCTCATCTAAAACATTAAAATACTTATTGGCTTTCCTGTAATAGGCAACCATTTTATCCGGTCCCGCTAAAACTAGAGGACCATTTTCTTTCTTCAGATACTTGGTGACTTTATTCTCAATGTGCTTTAGGAACAACTCAAGCTCTTTGTCATCTTCATCGCCACCTTGTCCATGAAAAGTAGCGTTACTGCCACCACCGGCAGAATGTTGCTGCATGGATTTTTCGTGAACGTGATACTTGAGATGTTCTTCCATACTTGTGGGAACACTTTCAAATTCTACCAGACTAGTTTCATCTGGAGCAATTTTGAACATTTTTGTTTCACTCTGGCTTAAGAGCAAGACATGATAGGTGCCATGGTGATTTTGCAGTTCTAGAAGAGGGGTTACCAAAAAGTTTTCAGCGATATAGTAATCTTCTTCTGGACTTACAGGGATCTTGAAGTAGTCAAAATGATTCTCATTTAGATATATAGCTAAGCCTTTATCTTGATGTAACCAGAATTGATTTTCCTCAGATTTTTCAATTAAATCTTTAAATAAATCTTCTACTCGCTGTTCTTTCCATCCTTTTTCAAGGAGTTCATTTTTAGTTTTTTGAATGAGATTTTTCAGCCGGATGGAGTCTTGTTTACCTTCTTCTCCTTTTTTATGAGTTGGTAAAAATAGGGTGACATTAATATCATCAGTTTTATTAATGAGTTTCTCAATAGTATCTCTTCTAACTACACTCATAGTGATTCCCTTATTTATTAATATTAGCCTGTTATTGTTATAACAATCTCTGCCAGCTGGTGTTCCGAGTTGCAGAGATTAATATTAGACTAATTAATCAGGTTTTAGAGTGAAAGTAAAGAACTATAAAAAATTCTTTAAGTAGCGGAAACTCAGATGTCTAATCTTTTAACCCTTCAATCATCATTTCGATTTTCTTGTCAAGGGTAGCAGAAACCTGAGCATAATCTTCAGCGCTCATTAGATTGGTATTTACACTGCAATAAAACTTGATTTTCGGTTCTGTTCCGGATGGTCTTGCTGAAACAATAGCTCCATCTTCAGTAATAAATTGAAGAACATTCGATGAAGGAAGTTCGATGTCAGTCACTTTGCCCGTAGCAATGTTTTTCTCTTTGGATGTCTGATAATCTTTGACCGTAACAACCTGAGAGCCACCTAATTTCTTTGGGGGATTAGCACGGAAATTCATCATCATTTTTTGAATTTCTTCAGCGCCTGCTTTTCCTTTTTTGGTAACGGAAACAAGGTTTTCCCGGAACAAACCATACTCTACATACATGTTCAGCATGGCTTCATATAAACTGCTTCCCTGGTCTTTATAAAAAGCGGTCATTTCGGCGATAATGGCACAGGAGACAACCGCATCCTTGTCACGAACGTGTTCGCCGATCAGGTATCCATAACTTTCTTCACCGCCGGCTATGAATTGTTTTTTCCCTTCCAGCTGGGTCATTAGCTGTCCAATATACTTGAAGCCTGTAAGAGTATTAAAACACTCCACACCTTTATCTTTTGCGATACGATCAATCAGGTAGGAAGTCACCACTGTTTTCACAATGTACTCGTTACCGGTGATCTTCCCAGCTTCTTCCCAGGCTGTGAGCATATAATTAATAATCAAAGAGCCGGTTTGGTTTCCGTTCAGTAAAACAAAATCACCTTCCAGGTTCTTAACCGCGATCCCTACACGATCAGCATCCGGGTCAGTAGCCATCACAAGCTCAGCATCAATTTCTTTGGCTTTATTGAGAGCCATATCCAGCGCTTCTTTTTCCTCGGGATTTGGATACACAACAGTTGGGAAGTCCCCATCAACAGTCATCTGCTCTTCAACTAAATTTACATTCTCGAAACCGTACCTTTTCAGTACTTCCGGGACTAATTCTCTAGATGTTCCATGAATAGGGGAAAAAACAATACCTAAATCCTTCTGTCGTTTGATTGCATCTTTGGAAACAGAAAGGTCGGTCAAAGCTTTTAGGTACTTCTCATCCATTTCTTTACCAATTGATTCAATAAGGTTCTCATCCCCATCAAAATTCACTTCATCTACGCTTCCAATTTTTTGAACTTCTTCCATCACCATCTTGTCGTAGGGAGCAACAAACTGACCCCCATCGGCTCCATAGGCTTTATAACCGTTATATTCCTTAGGATTATGAGAAGCTGTCAACATAACCCCGCTTTGGCAACCTAACTCGCGGATAGCGTAGGAGAGCTCAGGAGTAGGGCGAAGGGCATCAAAGAAATACACGTGAATACCATTTGCTGAAAATACATCAGCAACTACCTTAGCCAGTTTTTCTGAGTTGTTCCGGCAATCATGGGCAATGGCAACTTTCAGTTCCGTATCAGGATATTCATTCTTCAGGAAATTGCTTAATCCTTGAGTGGCTATACCAAATGTATATTTATTGACTCGGTTTGAACCGATCCCCATGATACCCCGGAGTCCACCGGTGCCAAATTCGAGATCCTTATAAAAAGCATCGGTTAACTCGTCATACTTTCCATCATCCAGTTTCTGTTGAATAGCTGCTTTGGTCTCATCGTCATAACTTCCATTAAGCCACTGATCAATTTTACTCTGCACTGCGGTATCTAGTTTACTCATTTATCTGGATGTATGTTTTAGAATGGTTAGGATTTTATGTGGACCAACTCCACACTTAAAATATATATAAATAAAAAGGGCAATTCATGAGATTATGAACTGCCCTGTAATAAAGGTGAGAATTCGTTAAAGCTTATTCCTTCTCAGTTTTGACATCTAAATCACCAAGAGATAAACCATCCATTAGTGCTTCATAATTAGAGATGTCTTTAGGTAATATGATACTGTTTTGGTCTCTTCCCAGTCCCGAAAGTACATTCAGGTATTTTTCTGAAAGCTGAAGCTTCATCGCTTCGGTTCCTTTTGGTTGAGATAGAGCTCCTGCAATTTCCTCGATAGACAAAGCTGTTGCTTCAGCTATAGAAAGAATCTCTTCAGCTAAACCTTCTGCTTCGTTAATACGTCGCTGCATCTCAGCTTCCGAGATGTTGATAATTTCCTCTTTCATCCCCTCAGCATCGTTTACTTTGGAGCCTTTCACACCTTCAGATTTGGCGATGATGGCTCGCCGATCTCGTTCAGCAGTCATCTGTCGCTCCATAGCTTTCTGTACCGTTCGGGGAGTCACGATATTCTTGATTTCATACCGGTGGACTTTAATTCCCCAAACTTGTTCAACTTCACTGAGAACATGTACTACTTCCTTACTCATGGCGGCCCGATCTTCAAAAGTTTGATCAAGCTCCATATTACCTAAAACAGAACGTGTGGTAGTTTGGGCAAGTTGAACAGCTGCATACCGATAATTGGTAACCCCGTAGCTTGCATTCACAGGGTCTATAACGCTCAGGTAAATAACCCCGTCAACTTCTACTTTGACGTTATCCTTGGTGAAGCATTCCTGAGGTTCCACCTCGATGGTTTCTTCGCGTAAATCTTGCTTGTAAACTACTTTGTCTACAAAGGGGATAAGGGCATGAAATCCAGGCCCGAGTGTTTTCTGATAGTTCCCAAGGCGTTCTACGATATATGCGTATTGGTTTGGAACCAACCGTAAAGATCGAATGAACTTGTACATCACATAGACCGAGAAAGCACCTAATAAAACTTGACTAATGGTTTCGATAATTTCCATGATTACTGCTCTCCTTGTTTGGGTGAAGACTTCTTGCTTGCCGGACTTTTGGTATGATCGCTGATGGTACTAACCCCTTCAAAAAATGTTTTCAGGTTAGCGGTTTCAGTAGGCAATACTGAGACGTTTGAGTTTTGGATAATATTTCCAAACTGCTTGATGTATTGTTCCACCAGTTTTGTTTTAACAGCGACGTCACCGCCGGGTTTAGCAATAGCTTCAGCAACTCTTCGTATTCCTGTAGCTGTTGCGTTGGCAACGAGTTCTATTTCCTTAGCCCGTCCTTTTGCTTCATTGATACGACGCTGTCGCTGAGCTTCAGATACCAAAACCTGACTCTTTTGCTCACCTTCAGACTCATAAATTCGGGCTTGCCGGTGTCCTTCTGAATTCGTGATTTCAGCTCTTTTAGCACGTTCAGCTTCCATCTGTCGCTCCATCGTATCAACTATTTCACTGGAAGGACGGATGTTCTTTAGTTCGTACCGCATTACTTTTATTCCCCAGGGGTCGGCGGCTTTGTCAATCTCACGAACGATGTTTTCATTCATTTTCTCGCGTTCTGAGAAAGTGTCATCAAGAGTCATCTTACCAATCTCACTACGCATAGTGGTTTGAGCCAAGTTAACCGCTGCAGCCTGATAGTCTGAAATTCCGTAACTGGCTTTGTGAGAACTCATCACCTTGAGATAAACCAACCCGTCTACAGCAACCTCAATATTATCTTTGGTGATACAGGTTTGGCTGGGTACATCCAACACTTGCTCTCGCATTTCCTGGCTGTATGCCGGGCGATCAACAAATGGGATTAAAAAGTGAAAACCGGGTTTCAGTGTTTTTTTGTACTTACCCAGCCGTTCTTGAATTACTTCTTCCCGAAACTCCACAATTTGAAAAAGCCTCGTAAGTACGAAGTAAGACATTACGATTACAACTAAAATAGTAGTCCAGAGCATATTAGTTTTGGTTTGAGTCTTTAAGTTGATTTTTCTTTGAATCGATAACATCAACAGGTTCAACTATCCAGGTGGTGTTATCCCTATACTTTATTCGTACTTGAACTCCTGCTGGGATTTCCCCCTCAAGAGAACGAGCCTGCCATGAAATTCCCTGAAATTTGATACGACCGTGATTGTCCAAATCATTAATAGGTTCTATAACATCTACAATCTGATCCATGGCTTCATAATCTTCGTCTGCAAATTTAAAAGAACTGTCGCCTTTGAAGTATTTGTTGATGAATGGCCGAATGGCGATGGTCAATATAGTTGATGACATCAGCCAGACGAAGGTGGCCGTGAAAGGATCTTCAAGGAAGCCAAAATAGCGAAGCACACCAATGCCCAAACCGCTAAATCCCAAGAGAAATGCGACGCCTCCGGGCAGGGCTGCTTCCAAAAACATTAGAAGAACGCCTCCGACTAAAAAAATCCAAGTAAGAATTTCGCTATCCATAACCTGAAGTAAAGATTTAAGTTTTAGTATAGATAGTAATTTGAACGCAAAAAAACTCAATAGAATACGATTAATTTTATGGCAGAATTTTTAAATGCGGCACGGTATTTGGCTACTATTGCTTAAACCAAAAAGAGGCGCTTTATTTAAGCTGTCTTTCACAAATTATGCCAATGAGTAAAAAGCCCGATTCCGAGAAAAAATCCATTCAGTCACTTTGGCAAACGCTGATGCAGATATTTGCACTAAGTAAGCCTTATCGGACACGCTTTTATGCTGCAACGGTAGTTACCATTCTGGCGTCAGCGGTTTGGCTGACTGTACCCTTAGGACTCCGTGAATTACTGGACGCTGTGTTTGAATCCGGAAATAATGAGTTGCTCAACTGGCTGGCAATGGGCTTGTTTGTGCTTTTTGTGCTGCAGGCTGCGTTCTCCTTTTTTGGGAATTATCACTTGGAATGGGTTGGAGAGCGGGTGATTACGGATCTTCGGAAGAAGGTTTATGAACATCTGCACAGACTGGGATTTAAGTTTTTTGCAGAGCGGCGACTTGGTGAAATTACTTCTCGCTTGACCAATGATGTGGGCTCGATTCGTACTGCATTAACAGATTCGCTTCCTCAGTTACTCACCATTTCTTTTTCTTTGATTGGTTCTGTTTCGTTGATGGTGGTGCTGAACTGGCGCCTGAGTATGGTGATCTTTGTTACGGTGCCGTTTGTGACTTTAGCCACTCGTTATTTCGGCCAAAAGATTCGTTTTCTATCCAAAGACATACAGGATGAACTGGCTGATTCAACCGCGGTAGCTGAAGATGCACTAGGAGCGATCCGTTTAGTAAAAGCCTTTGTTCGGGAAGATTATGAGGTAGAGCGATATCAAACTGCGATCGAAAAGCTATTCAAAACGGCACGCCGGAAGGTAGTACTCACTCAATTGTTTTGGGCCGGAGTGGGGATTATGTTCATGAGTACGTTGGTCATCATCTTTTGGTATGGAGGTAAAGAGGTGCTGGCTGATCGTCTCACCGCCGGTGACTTGGTAGCTTTCATTATTTATGCGTTGAATATTTCAAGATCCATTAGTCAAACTTCAAGACTATATACTG comes from Balneola sp. and encodes:
- a CDS encoding phosphoglucomutase, coding for MSKLDTAVQSKIDQWLNGSYDDETKAAIQQKLDDGKYDELTDAFYKDLEFGTGGLRGIMGIGSNRVNKYTFGIATQGLSNFLKNEYPDTELKVAIAHDCRNNSEKLAKVVADVFSANGIHVYFFDALRPTPELSYAIRELGCQSGVMLTASHNPKEYNGYKAYGADGGQFVAPYDKMVMEEVQKIGSVDEVNFDGDENLIESIGKEMDEKYLKALTDLSVSKDAIKRQKDLGIVFSPIHGTSRELVPEVLKRYGFENVNLVEEQMTVDGDFPTVVYPNPEEKEALDMALNKAKEIDAELVMATDPDADRVGIAVKNLEGDFVLLNGNQTGSLIINYMLTAWEEAGKITGNEYIVKTVVTSYLIDRIAKDKGVECFNTLTGFKYIGQLMTQLEGKKQFIAGGEESYGYLIGEHVRDKDAVVSCAIIAEMTAFYKDQGSSLYEAMLNMYVEYGLFRENLVSVTKKGKAGAEEIQKMMMNFRANPPKKLGGSQVVTVKDYQTSKEKNIATGKVTDIELPSSNVLQFITEDGAIVSARPSGTEPKIKFYCSVNTNLMSAEDYAQVSATLDKKIEMMIEGLKD
- a CDS encoding GTPase ObgE produces the protein MRFADYAKIYVTAGKGGDGSAHFRREKYVPKGGPDGGDGGKGGDVVLVGNEQLNTILDLRYRKYIKAKNGENGFKQKSSGAAGQSELLEVPLGTVVFDAETKERLGEITEHEEKLVIAEGGKGGLGNWHFRSSTNQTPQHAQEGKPGEKRTVELELKLIAEVGLVGFPNAGKSTLLSALSHAKPKIADYPFTTLEPNLGVVKFEDYRSFVMADIPGIIEEAHDGKGLGIQFLRHIERNNVLLFMVSCMTDIEYEYNALLNELKSYRKDLLDKPRILAITKMDLKQGFELEEELHFDDEISVIPISSATGHGIDELREKLWEYIQNGKEEET
- the dprA gene encoding DNA-protecting protein DprA, whose translation is MGKKKKLRVLVALSIISGLGSRRVYKLLKNIDDPEEIFSIGKRKLRSIEGIGEASALAILSFDDWETVDQIIAETEKSGSEIITFSDPEYPPLLKQIYDPPILFWLKGNPEAISKPGVAVVGTRNTSTYGRNMAEKLTGELADQGLCIYSGLAYGIDAIAHKTALDHNAPTVAVLGSGIDNLYPRKHANLANQIVKSGGAVITEFPLGTNPDAGNFPVRNRVVSGMSMGVLVIESGIKGGSMITADLGLDQNREVFAVPHPIGNPTGTGCNYLIKRGAAKLVQTVDDILEELLVEYHSDESKSKATEAEKTSWREKDLDETATKICQALEDRAYQVDDLSDKIGVNTSQLLVALLQLEMEGIVLQKAGKNFQLL
- a CDS encoding ABC transporter ATP-binding protein, whose product is MPMSKKPDSEKKSIQSLWQTLMQIFALSKPYRTRFYAATVVTILASAVWLTVPLGLRELLDAVFESGNNELLNWLAMGLFVLFVLQAAFSFFGNYHLEWVGERVITDLRKKVYEHLHRLGFKFFAERRLGEITSRLTNDVGSIRTALTDSLPQLLTISFSLIGSVSLMVVLNWRLSMVIFVTVPFVTLATRYFGQKIRFLSKDIQDELADSTAVAEDALGAIRLVKAFVREDYEVERYQTAIEKLFKTARRKVVLTQLFWAGVGIMFMSTLVIIFWYGGKEVLADRLTAGDLVAFIIYALNISRSISQTSRLYTAVNTAAGASERIFELLEETPEIENNSNAKSISKVKGEIEVKDLWFSYEGEKDVLRGISFKADAGKTIALVGPSGAGKTTLLNLIPRFYDPQKGVISVDGNNIQDVKFKSLREHISIVPQEVHLFGTSIRENIIYGKLDATEEEIIQAAKDANAHQFIMDTEDGYNSMIGEKGVKLSGGQRQRLAIARAILKNPAILLLDEATSSLDSESEAQVQEALVRLMENRTTFVIAHRLSTVQHADRILVLDEGEIVEQGTHTELIEQGGLYSHLYELQFRDLDEPKVM
- a CDS encoding paraslipin — encoded protein: MLWTTILVVIVMSYFVLTRLFQIVEFREEVIQERLGKYKKTLKPGFHFLIPFVDRPAYSQEMREQVLDVPSQTCITKDNIEVAVDGLVYLKVMSSHKASYGISDYQAAAVNLAQTTMRSEIGKMTLDDTFSEREKMNENIVREIDKAADPWGIKVMRYELKNIRPSSEIVDTMERQMEAERAKRAEITNSEGHRQARIYESEGEQKSQVLVSEAQRQRRINEAKGRAKEIELVANATATGIRRVAEAIAKPGGDVAVKTKLVEQYIKQFGNIIQNSNVSVLPTETANLKTFFEGVSTISDHTKSPASKKSSPKQGEQ
- a CDS encoding nodulation protein NfeD; amino-acid sequence: MDSEILTWIFLVGGVLLMFLEAALPGGVAFLLGFSGLGIGVLRYFGFLEDPFTATFVWLMSSTILTIAIRPFINKYFKGDSSFKFADEDYEAMDQIVDVIEPINDLDNHGRIKFQGISWQARSLEGEIPAGVQVRIKYRDNTTWIVEPVDVIDSKKNQLKDSNQN
- a CDS encoding paraslipin, which encodes MEIIETISQVLLGAFSVYVMYKFIRSLRLVPNQYAYIVERLGNYQKTLGPGFHALIPFVDKVVYKQDLREETIEVEPQECFTKDNVKVEVDGVIYLSVIDPVNASYGVTNYRYAAVQLAQTTTRSVLGNMELDQTFEDRAAMSKEVVHVLSEVEQVWGIKVHRYEIKNIVTPRTVQKAMERQMTAERDRRAIIAKSEGVKGSKVNDAEGMKEEIINISEAEMQRRINEAEGLAEEILSIAEATALSIEEIAGALSQPKGTEAMKLQLSEKYLNVLSGLGRDQNSIILPKDISNYEALMDGLSLGDLDVKTEKE